The genome window ATGATCCCTGGGACATACCCTGGTGATCTTAAATGGTTCAGAAAGTAGAATTTTAGTCAGAACGTCATCTCACAGACTTGTGCGATCACATAATTCAATTATAAACTgtttccaacaaaaaaaaaccaaagagAGTTTATCAAAAATTCAGATtctaaaatgttaatttttacCTGTTCATGCTTACAATTCATGCTCATTTAACTTAGAACTAAACCTACTAGTATGAAATTTAGTAGGTGCATGATCTGAATCTAATTTGTACCTGTATAATATGATAATGTGTTTGGAAACACCCTAATAAAAGACTATATCATGAATCTAACACTTACAGAATCATGAATCATGCATCATTGTGCATCATGAATTCCTGTTTCTTACCATTATAAGATGATCACGTCCTTGTGAGTTTGGGTATTCACTTATTGCTTAATGGGTCATCAGTTAGTGAGTGTTACATCACAGCTTCACGCTTGATTCATATGTCGCGAAATTAGCTGGAATCCATAAACACCAGAGACCCAGCCGgactgagagcagagcagaaccAGTTCTCATTGAAATATGAAGCTGTTTTCGTCAAACTGGTCACATGCACTCAAATACATGTAGCTGCATACAGTCTCCAGTATTGTTagtattatttttctttcttcctttatCGCAATATAAACGTATGCTGCACAGCCTCCCTGATTGGCACCTGTCAGATGTTTTTGGTTTCAGTGCACCTTCCTATTCCGTGCTACACTCCACTTTTttcaacaaaagcaaaaaagcataataataaaacaaaataaacctcATGTTCCACCACTATAGCTTGTAAAAAGAGATTTATAAGGACAATTGATCCGTCTGCCTAATTTGAAGTGTGTGAAGTAACTGCGAGTGAACAATTGTGAACTGATGCTCCATTAAGCATCATGTGATTGCACCATCTCATCCCGTCATTTCTCAGTGAGCAACAGGAATTTATGATCAAGTCTACATTGAATCATGCATtaaatcatcaatcatcaattTATGCATCAGTTAAGCATGTGTAAGTTACCCTACCCTACTGTACCCTCTCTTACCCAGATAAAGTTCTTCTAAGCACATCCATGATATCAAGGCTGTGTGGCctgcttttttctgcttttaacCCACAGCTCCCCCTACAGAGTAGAAGAGGACATGGCAAGTGCAGCATTTATTATGGAATAAATAatgtagaaaaatgaaaagttaaaatcAGTACAAAGAGTCTCAAAGGTAATAAGagtttatattattattattatctaatTTTACCTTCACTATCTGTACAGGGCTTCATACTCCAGGTATCATAAGGCTTCATCAGGTACTACATGATGAGCATTATTGCACCTTGTCACAGATTTGCATGTGGCTGCAGTCCAGACTGCAGAGCGCTATTGGTCGACACAGACGGTGGCTCCACTCGTTCAGCTCTGTTCAAGGAACCTTTGACtgtcaggcttttttttttctccagccaTCAGAGTATGAGAGTCAGCAACTACAGATATATAGTGAAACTGCTTTAATTGTGCATGTGCAAGAAAGTTGCTGCAAGTTGCTGGAAGTGGACTTAATGGACTGTACACTGTGAGCAGAGGATGACGAAAGTGTACGTGGAGCTGTGTTCGCTGGCATGTTTAATTCTGACTGTAGGCTCGACTTGGGGTGAAAACATAGAATTCACATTTCTGTTACCTGCTGGCAGCACAGAGTGTTTTTACCAAACCGCTGCAAGGAACGACAGCATGGAAGTTGAATATCAGGTAAACATAACTTTCTTTCTATCTTGTCTGACTGTGTGGGACTGGTACTGTGACAGTGTAACCTTCTGTTTGCTTCGAAAAGCTTCATTAAAGTTTGTGATTAATGTCCAACTGAGTGAACAACAAGTGAACAGGATTTGGACTTTGGTCTTGCATGCAGAGAGATAACAAACCCACTAAAGACACCTGAGACAGAACAAAGAGATAGAAAAACCCTTATTATACCCCGAATAATAGCCCATTAAAACACATTGCAAAAGCACTTAACATGTATCCAAGCAGGAACATGCCTTTACACGATGATGACATTGTAAATACATCCAAAATGTAAAGCTAACATAATTAATTTCAAATTAAtgacaaatgcaaaatacaaatacatattttcacCATCTTTTTCAAACAGTGAAGTGTCTTTAATCTAGTATTGACATTATGGGTTTATGGCCGTGACCTTTGCATTGCTTCACCTCATTCCATCACACCACAGTCATCATGCTACTGCTGCACCCTCTGGCAGCTGCAGGGTAAGGTAAAGTCTTGGCTGCCCCCCCCTTGACACAGCTCTGTGCTTTCTGAAGAAGGAGTTTCTGTCACTGGAGCTGTTGACACATGGCGCTCTGCATCGTCTGAGGCCGCTTCATGTGTGGAGCTGTACTGTCTGACTCGACACTTTGAGATTAACGCAGCCAAAGATCATGCATATATCAACAGACTGTGAGGCATTTGTGTAGTTTAAATGAGAGATAAAGAAAACCAACACCTTGAGAAAGTTGCTGAATCCCTATCAGCACTGTTGAAGCATGTCTGACAATGAGCTCTCCTTTTGCGAGAGAGAGTGGACATTAGTAGGTAGTTAAATAGAGAATTTGCCTACACAGATACCCAAACTGTCCAATTATTACTATGGAATATTATGTGAGCTGGGCTGTTGCTCCGTGTACTATCAGGGCTTTAATTTGAATTTCAGACAGCCGTTGCCCAGATAGTCCAATTAAAGCTTGAGCTGTGAGCTGCAGAGTGAAAGAGTGGAGATAACAGTTCTGGGTAATTGTGACTTGAGGGCTGTATGTCCTGCGTAACTGACCTCAATCCATTCGTGTCTTTTACAGGTCCTGGCTGGGTCGGGTCTGGATGTCGGCTTTGCCCTCATCTCACCCAGCGGATACCGGCTGGTCTCTGACTTCAGGAGATCTGATGGCATTCACACGTGGGTCACCTAAACGCTCTCTGAAAACCACCTGCTTTTAATGTGATGCTCAGATCCTGTAATACTCTTTATTTGTATTGAATCCAATGAGCAAGCATCAGGGCCTGCTTACCCTAACccaaaatacatgaaaactTTCCCTTGTGCAGTATATGCAGTACAGTACAAACAAGTGATCACACTATTATTTTGTTGATCCATTCTAGTGAGCAGTTTCAACCATGATATAGCCCAGAGCAAATGCTGACTGTTTCCAAATTTGGATATCTTATTTTTTCCCTGCAGGGTGGATCCCACTGAAGGTGGAGACTACGGGTTGTGTTTCGACAACAGCTTCAGCAAACTGTCAGAGAAGATGGTGTTCTTTGAGGTGATCATTAATAGCCAGAACAGCGCAGGTGGAGGCCGAGATGATTGGGCGGACGTGGCTGTGGAGGAGAGCATGGTGGAGTACAAACTGGAGGACATCAGGGTGAGAGAGGGACAACTTCAGTTATCTGATGTCATTTCTTTTTGATGTGCACACATCCCAGCACTGActctccttcacttcctgtctgcccctcttttcttcctcctcaagGCCACGATGGACTCTGTGTACCAGCACCTGGAGAGGAGCCGCCAGGTCCAGACTGTGCTGCGGGCCTTTGAGACGAGGGACCGCTACCTTCTGGAGGACAACCTGTGGCGGGTGTCCTTCTGGTCCTGCCTCAACCTGCTTGTCATGCTCGCCGTCGCATCCGCTCAAATCTACACCCTGCGACGGCTCTTTGATGACACCAAGCGGGTCCACACGTAGCCACAACGGTTTAATGAAACTCCAGCCCAGAGTGTGCAGACCTGTGTGTGCTAGACCCAAAACCCTTAACTGACATGTGCCCTGAGAGCTGattttaaagggatagttcacACTTTTGGGAAAGACTGCACTGGCAACTTTTATTACAGCCAAAAAGTGCTGGCTGTGGTGTTTTGTGACATTGTGAACTCCAGACAACACCTGGAAATCACATTTATAGTACtgtaatatacacacacaagctgtaTAAAGTAttcatgaatacacacacacataaaatactgatattttttaataatgtcaTTGGGGAaggtagaaaaccacagccATTCTCACTGGAATGTTGTTTTATTGAATTTCGGATATATTTCACATCAACATTTATGACCCTAAGCTATGTTTTATCAAAAGAATGGCCAACACAAACCAAGAAAACCTCACCTCTTGAGaatgtactgtaaaaaaaagaaaaaaacccagttttttttgcttttttaaactAAGCCTTAAACTTAATATAAAAAAGAACCCCCCGTCTTAAGTCTTTATTGTGATAAAACGACATGTATTCATATCTCCCTGATCAATTTCTCCATCTGGAGGTTAATTAGGCAGGAAACAGTGAAGTCCTTGCCATTAGTTGGACACATTGCAGTCATGTGTTTCATGCAATTTCATtagctattaaaaaaaaaaaaaacatttagcagGCAAAACCTACTGTGTGTTTCAATCACTACCACATTATTTCCTCACACGGTGTTGAAACTTTGTGACGGCTCAGCTTCCTGAAGCActcatgaacattttctgtcataAGTCACATTCCGTGGTCACGCTCCACCGCTTGAAAGGCACTTTTCTTTGTCATCACTGAGCAGAGACATGCAACAACAATAACGCTAAAAAGAAAACGTTCTCATGATTAATTCTTTATGTGGCACTGTATGTGGTAATGTGTCAGTTCAATCATTATGTAGCTCAgattgttgttttgttcaaataaataatCGACAGTCTTCTAGGAAATTGtaggaaacagaaaatatctgcaTTAGATTTATGTCTCTAAATTAGATTTTACACAACTTGGTTCTGATCATCTgtggaaatattcaaatatgtCATGTTCAGAACTGTTTCAGAAACATTCAATATTAAGTAAATAACTTTAGTTTGATGTCTCAGTTACTAATAAtgacagtttgtctgttttattgacAGTCACAGATTGCATATGAGGCCTGTAGCAGCATTgttgtgaggttttttttttttttttttttttgaaagataTGTAATTCTTCTGCAGTCCTGCTGTTGTCATGGATTGAAGTCGTGTCGTGTCCACCTCAGGCTGGTCAAGGTCACCACTGGTTTCGACGGGGAGCCGGGCGCCTGTTCAAGGAGAATCAACCAACATTAATCTCTTAACCTCGTGATGTGCACTCTGACAGGCGACACTACAAGATCCAGTCACTGGAACAGCAAGGGCACTTGTAATGAGGCAGTCTGTGCTGGTGAGAGGGCTTAAAGAAGGGATCATCCTCCACTCTCGTTGGAGGATATGATTTGACATATAAACCCAgattaatccattaattaaCGCTGCAGCTCAAAGAGAATCACAttaaaacagtgacaatgttttGTACTGGTGAAATGAGCACAGAACTGTTTTGAAAGATGCTTGGAAAAAATGCGGTCAGGGGTTTTCTATAAATTCAGGGTAAGCGCTATAAATCATGCCTATAAAAACATCCCCGCCCACTTAGAAGTTATGTTTTATTCTTACAACACTGAATCACGAGTagatctgttttcactttgacatcaaAAGGTCTTTTCTTGCTGGTCAgcttcaaaaaacacattaaatctgATTCAATACTGAAGACAAACATCCAATCTTAGAAGGGGGCTGAACTTTTCCCTATAGGTATCTTTGATTCATACACAACAACGAAAGGCTACTATTATTATGACAtggtattgatttttttgttcatcACTTCACATTTGGCGACAATGTTTGTGCTTAGAGTAAAGATGAGTGACCATTGTTCGAGCAAAGCCTCTCTAAAGCAGGCGGCCTGCCAGTAGAGGGTTGCCATAGGAACGTCTGTGGCCTTATGTCAGTCAGTACTGGCTGAGATGTAGGAAGGGAGTCTAGTGAAGAGAGGAGAGCCAGGAGGGGTGCTACATTACCTGAGCGAGAAGAGAAAGTGGATCACACAGGACACAAGGAGACACCAACCACCAGAGCCAGTCCCTTTATTGTACACAACACCTCTTTATTAACTCTCCATTCTAAATCAGCCCATGTTGTTTATTCAAATCAATTAATTGCTACAGAGGCACTTGACAAGGGTTTGcaatcaaaaagaaaagagatttttGCAGGTTGGTTTCCAACCCCTTCCACCAGATTCAGAaaggggagggaaagaggaaggatGCAGGGTACAGAGAGGCAGTTTTGCCACAACCTAATGTATTACAGGGCATTTACAGTCCGGGCTCCTCGAGGGCAGGCTGAGTGACAGGCACGAGGGAATTTCAAAAAGCTTTGGCCAATAAGAAGTTTTATCACATGAACTACTAACTTTTGTGCACCAGGGGTCTGTGGATGATCTAATGTAAACTGTCATCAAACTAAAGATTCAGGACTGTTTTATAAACTTATTTTGCTCCTTCTGGCACTGTCACTGAAAGCCAGACCTGTAGAGGATTACATGGGGAAGAAAAAAGCACACCATCTCTAGAGGCTGCGGTTTTGGGACAGTTTTGAATTCTTTACAGTTTCTTTGTCTTGCCAGGTTGGCTAATTAAGTTTCTATTCTCTGTTCTGGGAACAGAGAATAGCTTAGACAGCTTCTCTAGACAGAGCGTGCTTTGGTACACCACAATTCCCGCCACCTGCTCACCACCACTACTGatcaaaccaaaaacagaaacatccaaacatcctgCCAGCCCAACGTCACTCCCCGCTCGATCAGTTTCCCCCTAAACATGTTCAAGGAAAGTTGGGTTTAAATGGTCAAATACCAAAGAGCAATCAAAAGATATTCATTATCAAATAATCACAGATGTGTCGACAATGTCCAGCCCCAAGTGCCCTCCCAGCACACAACTAGTTTAAACAGCTAACCCCTGCAGCGGAACCCCACATAACAGTCCAGGAGATGCTGGGGAGCCGAGTTGCACAGAGCTGATACAACTGCaaccaaaaacatcaaatgaaatgacaaatgcCCAGGTTATAAATAATGCATCAGGAGATGACCAATCTCTTTTTCCCTACACCCAAGGTTAATCTAAGAACTGACAGTGTTAGTGCTTCCTTTAATTTGACAACTAGAGTTGCATTTTAACGTGTTGGGCTTTGATTATAATCGATAGCATGTGTTTGTCATCAACCCTGCCATTAAATGAGATACAAGTGCTAACTCCCCAGTATAGGCCAGCTATATACAACAATATTTTAACGCATGGAAGCAGAACTGATAGCAATAATACATGTGCTGACAACTAAGCCCAGAAAGAGATGTGCCAACTCCGAAATGCTTAATACCATCTTCATACTCTAAATCACAGATACACCCTCGTCTACACACCCCACTGCTTCGCCGAGTTTTATCCTCTCTGAGAGGAAACAGTACTGTGTGCTCTGCTCTATGAATCGGCTAATCCAGAATGAACAAAGTCTACCCGAAGGCTGACAGTCCCATTGGGGTTCAACTGAGTCTAAAGGGATTAAAATTCAAGGCTTTAACAACTCAGAATTGGTGGAGAGAAAGCATCCTGCTAAGACAGACAGCCTTCAgcccgtctctctccctctcccggGTTTTTGTGCATAGTGTTCTGGTAACGGACTACAACATCCCCGTCATGAGCGGCTTGTTGTAAGGCTAGATGGCGAGAAGTGCTCGGATTATAACGGTCAATCTGTCAGACATCTTTTTATCGTGGAAGGATCATTCACAGAGGGAAGGGGGGGGTGCTGAAGCTACTCTCTCGGTCTCATGCAACCCTGCCCCGTGTTTTTTtatactttctttttttgtttttttttctgcgatTAGGATTCCATTTTTAAAGCTACATTTATGACGTTCATTAAAAAGGACAAAGTCGCTCgaataaaataacacaaggaaaaaaaagtaatcgACATCACCAAAATAACGACAGTGATAATAAGCTATTGTTTTTCAGTATGAAATCAGTTAGAAAATGAAAACCCAgtaaaacattaacaacagGTTAAGTGTGTATATTACATAGAGATCGAGACTCGTGGGGTCTGGGCCAATCTaaaaaggaggggggaggggagaggaaagcCAGCCCGTAACAGTTAATAAGTTATTTCATGAGCTTCTGCCAGGAACCTTGTCAGAGGAAATACACCAGttattacaataaaaaaaaaagctcttgaACTGAATTTGATACATCATCTCGTTCTGATAAAACTTAAATGAATCCTACAGATCAGCTGGGTTTTATTTCGTATTACACAATTGCCACAGCAGTCGAATGTAATATTCAAGTGGTTAAGGGCTTTCTCTCGTTCGTGTGCACTGATGAAGACAGTATTAGCAGCTTATTACATTGCTTGAAGAGACATATTAATACGGCTGGACGATGCACATTATGCACCACTATCAGTCGGCCCCTCCCCTCGAGCCCCCGCCCCTGGCCCTTAGTGTgtagatgtacacacacacaaacacacacacttaggtGGGCTTGGCCACAGGTCTAGTCTAGCAGGGAGGGCTCGGCAGGGCGGATAATGGTGGGCCGGTGAGAAGGAGCGCCTGGGGGTCTTCGGCTgcaaggaggagagaggataGAGAACAAGGAGTGAGACGTGGGACAGTTCAGAAACCAAAATAACCcgacagagagagtgagggagcgtgagagagaaaaaagtgaaagaagaaTGAATGCCAAAAATATTAAACTGGTGGGATGActggagaaaaatgacaaaggaTGCCTGTGActtgaaaaatgatgaaatgttaGTGACAAAATATTACAACTACAGTGCAAGAAAGCAATGTACACACATCAGAGCAGAAAGTCATACCTGGGTACACCGGGTGGGACGCGGGCAGGCCGGGAGGGGATCTGAGG of Chelmon rostratus isolate fCheRos1 chromosome 17, fCheRos1.pri, whole genome shotgun sequence contains these proteins:
- the tmed1a gene encoding transmembrane emp24 domain-containing protein 1a encodes the protein MTKVYVELCSLACLILTVGSTWGENIEFTFLLPAGSTECFYQTAARNDSMEVEYQVLAGSGLDVGFALISPSGYRLVSDFRRSDGIHTVDPTEGGDYGLCFDNSFSKLSEKMVFFEVIINSQNSAGGGRDDWADVAVEESMVEYKLEDIRATMDSVYQHLERSRQVQTVLRAFETRDRYLLEDNLWRVSFWSCLNLLVMLAVASAQIYTLRRLFDDTKRVHT